GTAGTAAGTGGAAATGGCTTTTTCCATGCAATAAACATTTTTGGTATCTTAAACCTGAAAAGagaacaaaaagaaatcatCACTTGCTTCCTTCAACCAAACTATTCTCTTACAAACATGGATTTTGGAGAAATACCTGCTTAAATGATTTTCTATACAATGTAGCTGGAGATTCTTTCTAGATAGCTTAAACTCTTCATTTGAAACAATCAATTGCTCTGACCATTGCCAATTTTCTCTAAGTTGGATACATGCTGCTACCATCTCTGTTAGGTGAGCATCTGGGATTCCCACAACAACAACACTTGTAATCCCTGGATGCTGTAGTAGAATTGCCTCAACCTACATCAAACAAATAACATGTTCACTCTTCCATGGAGTTGTAAATACCATAAATAAAGTAAAGACAAGCATTTGACTGAGAAAAAGAAGCATTTGTCATGAACCTAACAGCTTATTCTCTTGGTTTAAGTTTGTTCTTTATGATAAGGAAACAAAGTTAGGTGACACTTCTATTACCTCTTCAGGGTAAATGTTCTCCCCACCACTCTTGATTCGACCATTTGTTCGACCAAGAAGCCACAGATTACCATAATGATCAATCGATCCAATATCACCTGTGTCAAGCCAGGCTTCATTGTTCGGGCTTAATGGATTTGTGTGAGTTTCCCAATACCTAAGCATTATGTGTGGTCCTCTAGTTAGAATTCTTCCAATCTGACCAGAAGCATCTGCACTTATCTTCAGTTCTACATGGGGTGCAGGCTTGCCAACACAGACACCTTGTGGCTGCTGAATAAACTTGGATCCTGCCACACCAAATGATTGAAGGGACATGTTTGTCTTTTCATCCATTGGATCATACAGCATCAGGAATGTCAATGAAGAGCAGGTTTCTGTCATTCCTTTGATAAATGAAACAGACAAAGGCTATAAGATCAGACCAGTGAATTTCCATCTAATATACACAAGAGAACatagagaaatttaaaaaatggtcAAATTTCAGTGGCCATCACATCAtacattataaatttttgtcATTTGGTATGTTGTATTGAGTAAAGTAAACATAtactgataaaataaaaaaaataaaaaaaagaggagaaaagtGAAACTTTTGATCTTGTCATAGAGAAAAAACAGAAGCACACGTTCTTCAATGTAGACTTGACTATTTGTTGGCTACTAAATCAAACCAGTGATTTCATCGATACAGATTTGAGGATGCCATTCCTTCGTCATGTTCTTGACCTATTAGCCCAGCTAGATAGGTACAGAAAGAATCAATGGCTTTCCAATACTTAATAAAGCAGGTTGAATTAGGAAGATGATGTACGGCCATATTCTGGTGACTATGTAGGAGATAAACTTTAAATGGCTTTAAATGAAACTccttgaaaatatatatatatatatatatatatatatatatatatatatatatatatatatatacacatatatatgtatatatatatatatacatatatatgtatatatatatatacacatatatatgtatatatacatatatacacatatatacatgtgtatatatatacacatatatatatatatacacatatatatatatacacacacatatatatatatatatatatatatatatatatatatatatatatatatatatatatatatatatatatatatatatattggcaGGTGCAGGTTTCTGTTTCACCACACACTTTTAAACCGACATATATAAACTGGGatgttaataaaaagaaaacattaagcACTGGGAACATCTGCAAAGGATTTCAGTTTCTTGGCACATCGGTTCAAATTAATGGGGCTTTCAATAAGCAGTGCCTTGCTATAATCTTTCAATATGGAACTGAGTATATTATAGAATTGGTTTCTAATATGGTCTGCTTGACTGTTCCGAGGTAAATTGATTACTTGAAGTGTGTATCCAATTAGTTTAACAGGTCCTGCTGTAAATTACTTGTTCTCATCATGGTATTGATTGTTGGCTAAATATTTTCCAATTTCTTCTAAGTTCTTGTCTTTCCTTTTCCCTCTTCTCCCTTAATTTTGTATCATCTCTCAATCTCTAGATtgtttactaatatatttttcttctcccAGCTACATAGATTTTCTTATTCATATTTTCAAGAGTAAAAAATCCATCAACCTAAAAGCACTCACATGCAAAAGTACGTTAATAGAAGTTCAATTTGATATGCAAGTTTTTACGATCTAAAATTAGACAATAAAGTTTCTTCTACCCAGCATAAGGATAACAAAGACCTACCATAAGCTGAAATAAGTTTAGCTCTGTGAAAGAATATGCTTGTGTCCTTGATGAGCTCATGTGAGAGGCTTCCACCCCCATTTAGTATTTTCTTGACAGTTTCTCCTCCTTTCCAAATATCTTTGGGcctaaaattatcaaaacaaatatAGATTGAGAAAGTTGAAAAAATGTATTCACAAACTCTGATACTTGGCTTCTAAGGTAAGAAGATAGCAAAACATTTATGCAGAAGAATTCCTAGCATATCAGACATAAAAAGGATGAAAGGGAGTTTGATCAATAAACCTGACATCTTTAGAACATTTATCTTGTGCAgctgaaatataatttcattttaatgtagGTTAAAAGATTGAAATACTAATTTAGCAATATTTACTTTGTGATAATCTTTGTTTCAAAAAAGGACAAGTGTTGTTCCTATTGACTCTGGAATATACCTAATTACAGAAATCAGACTGGCCATTATTGCAGGAACTGTGATAAAAGATGTCACTGCATATTGTTCTATGGCACCAACAGCTGATTCTGCATCAAACTTTGGCATCAAGACATGACAACCTCCAACCATAAGCATGGTCATGGCTGATGACAAGCCACCAATATGGCATAACGGAGCAGTATGCAGATAGACCTGTAACAGAACAAATGCCATTAACATGGAAAACTTAATCATTCTTCACCTGTTTCAGCAGGATTTACCATGTATCTTGCACAGATGTAAAATCTTAGGATCCAGATCCTCTAAAATAAGCAACTTGCTTTGGGGTGTACAGTGAGAAATCTCAGTCGTTGATGAGAAAATTAACAATCAATATTATGTGCACATACATAACAAATTATTCATGTTGGGATATCAATCATTGATTTTCTCACCAATGATTAAAATTACTTACTTTATCTTTTCTCACTTTAGAGAAGCCaaattcaaaatcttaataTTAACAGCCTCGTTGTAACACGGAATGACATACATCATCCTCATTGTAGCCAACTATGGCAATCTTCGCTAAGGATTGTATGATCAAAGCTCCATGACTTAGAGTGACTCCCTTAGGCTTTCCCGTCGTTCCTAGAGTCAAGATACAACAATTTCAGGAGACAAAAAGAAGGTATATTTGATCAGAAATTAACACCCCTAGAATAATATTTACGCAGTAGCACATACACTACTACTAAAAAGTCATGTCAAATTTCTAAATATCTGCAACTAACATGTCAAAGCAACTTTGGACATATTGattgtatatttctttttaaactccTAAAAGTGAACTAAAAAGATTTCATGAGTTTGGAAAGAAATATTTCCAATAACTACAAATCTTCTGCTCTTTTTCACTAAGTACCTCAAAAAGAATCTGCTCCAGTGCCCGTATTCACAGATTACAGGTAAatcaatctaaaaaattaattccatttAGTTAAACAAGTTTCTATTTTGCAGAGGGAACCGGTATGGCATACACaatagttattttcatcaatcatgtatgaaatcaatttctAGAAGTCATTTGACGGCGAATTATTCAACCTAACTTGCAGTTTGTTAGTGAGTTAGTTCATCCACATGTATACTTTCAGATAGCGCAGAAATGACTGCCTTCTTCTGTGGAAAGTTTcttatctattttcttttatgtagaCCACGATTAATTGGAGAGGAAAAGCATCTGAGTGAGAATCTTGAACCTGAAGTAAAGCATATTATGACAGTGCCTTCAGGTGCCCATGAGTAGTCAAATGGTTCAAGCTTTGCAGGATACCTCTTAATCATTTCTGGAGTGAACACTGCAAGGCAGTAAAATCAGTAAGTTATaaagatcattcaagtgaaaaaaggtttaacatatatttttcaCAATGGTGACTAAGCACCCAGTAATGTTCCTACCGTTCCACTTAGTAAAATCTAAGGAAGCGGAATCCAACAAAATATGCCACTTCAGAGATGGAATATCATTTTGCTGAAGTTTTGAGTACCATGTGGAACTGCTCTCGTCAGTCACTAGCAACACTGGCTTCACTGCAGCCAATGCTAATCTTGCCTCTTCAAAACTCTGCAGgaaagaaaattgttttaacgCATAACTTTATGATTGGTATATGAAACAGATTATGAGAGAAGAGGTTGCAGATAAAATaagggaaaaataaatttagttctGATACTTTTAGTCAAATGTGGTCTGTCTCTACATTTTCTCATTGATGAATATAGTcctcaaaatttaaaatcatttgaATTTTGTCCTTCTTAGTCCAAAAAAACATGGTGAATTATTTTGAACACAGGGCTAAATTCACATCTGATTTAAAGATTGAGGACCAGACTTCGCGATATGAAGTATAGGGACCGTGACCGTGTTTGACTGAAACTATGGAGACTAAAATCACACTTTTCCCAATAAGGGAAAATAGCAACCAGTACAAGGCTGAACGAAAACATATTAACTTTTAAGGTGAGCTAGTAATGAACGATAAGAAGTTGAGTTGAACATTGTTCTGAAATACCATATTGGCATAAAAATGGTTTCAAGATAATaccaagttttttttctttttctcttttggaaaaaagtgaaaaaaaaaagtttaagaataGCACACAAGTCAAAACTAAGCAATAAAGTCTACAGAAAATTTACTCACCCATCTATAGTTCAGAGGAGCAGCTATTCCTCCAACAAATGCAATGGCTAATAGCCATTCCAGATACCTATcactgaaataaataaaaaaacaaactcTATCATCAACAAAAGTAAATTAGCAATAACTAGACATTTTATAGGATAGGATAACGTGTTTATAGATTATACAACAAAGACAAATCCTTATTGTTGTTGCAAGGGAATTACTGCCTCCTAGACCTCTTATAAGCCATAAGAAACaacataaataacaaatataataatttaaatcacCTAGAATCTTTGCATCAACAAAGCAAAAACTGCAGGTAAAACAGTTCGTATTGTCTGCATTATCTTGCTCGAGTACATTCAGTTGTAAACgagaaaaagaaacaacacaccctcattgattttttttaaggttGTTTCATTTTTAAGTAAAATCTTATACCGGTCTCGTTAAATAAGTGGGCTCCTATTTGTTTCCAGGATCAACACGACAATTAATTTACAAGATaacgatgaaaaaaaaaatgtcaacagaagtttgaaaaaatatatttggatcTGTAGACATTTCACAGTAGAAATTTATTGCATTGTTTGACCTTAATAAGGAAAAGCTAATGCCCATGTCATCATCATCTCTAATTCCCAACACAAACCACAAAGAGGGGGCCAAAGAGTCAAATTGAAACgagaacaaaacaaaatcacaaCCAG
This portion of the Vigna unguiculata cultivar IT97K-499-35 chromosome 6, ASM411807v1, whole genome shotgun sequence genome encodes:
- the LOC114187026 gene encoding 2-succinylbenzoate--CoA ligase, chloroplastic/peroxisomal, producing MANYSHPHICQCLSRLLGFRRHFPVTVAGNRRKTGQQLVEEVLSLAQGLLHLGLAPGHVVAISAYNSDRYLEWLLAIAFVGGIAAPLNYRWSFEEARLALAAVKPVLLVTDESSSTWYSKLQQNDIPSLKWHILLDSASLDFTKWNVFTPEMIKRYPAKLEPFDYSWAPEGTVIICFTSGTTGKPKGVTLSHGALIIQSLAKIAIVGYNEDDVYLHTAPLCHIGGLSSAMTMLMVGGCHVLMPKFDAESAVGAIEQYAVTSFITVPAIMASLISVIRPKDIWKGGETVKKILNGGGSLSHELIKDTSIFFHRAKLISAYGMTETCSSLTFLMLYDPMDEKTNMSLQSFGVAGSKFIQQPQGVCVGKPAPHVELKISADASGQIGRILTRGPHIMLRYWETHTNPLSPNNEAWLDTGDIGSIDHYGNLWLLGRTNGRIKSGGENIYPEEVEAILLQHPGITSVVVVGIPDAHLTEMVAACIQLRENWQWSEQLIVSNEEFKLSRKNLQLHCIENHLSRFKIPKMFIAWKKPFPLTTTGKIRRNEVRKEVISQLQSLHSNL